The DNA window CAAATAATCATAATCTTGTTCAAGCGCAAGCTCAGTAAAATTCAGTGTAAGTGCTGAACCTGCATTAGGATAAAATGTCTTAACGATGGTTTCATTGTTTCCGTAAGCAGCAGTTGCCCCTCCGGTGTCTGTAAACAAGGCACCACCACACCAATTGGCATCTGTTAAAAATACTTGCGACCTCTGATAAGCATTGGATCCGGAACAACTTGAACCTACAAACAGCTTATAATAAGTTGCGGGTTGAAGATTAGTTAAATTAAGGTTTTGAGTAGTTGTATTTCCAGAGGTAACAAGAGTTCCATCCATTGTTGTCAATTTATATTTCCAGGATGTAGAAGTAGCATCTGTAATGGTAGCACTTGCTGTATTGGTTGTAACATTAGAAATATTCATTGCTGTAACTGTAAGATTACAGGCGGTTGTACAATTGGTACCAAGACAAGGTTTAGAATCTACTGTATTTCTAATTAATGCTGCAGGCTGAGGACCAAATCCATTACTAAAACTAATTCCTACTCCAGAAACTAGATGGCAGTAACTCATGATCGTTCCTTTAACTGTAGTCGCTGGAATAGGTCCTGTGCAGCCTTCACTATAACCAGCTTGTGCCCCACATCCGTCGATCGGAGTTCCATTTCCATTCCATGCGCATGCATGAGTATGTGGTGACCCTAAGCTATGCCCCATTTCATGAGTCATTGCCTGAATAGTCCATGAATATATAGGTACATTTGAATATGTTTGAGAGATTCCAGAATAAGCATATTTATTTCCTGTACAAAGCGAATTCAGAAAAGCTATACTTGTTGTTGCTGGTGCATTAACAAGGTGAGCCAGATCACCATTAAAAGTGGGTCTGTTTGTTTTGAAACTGTTTAAATTACCACTTGGAGTTCCTGTATATGGATCTACAGTTGTCCAGATAAATATTTCATTTAAGGCTACTCTTACATCATCATTGCTATAAAGAGTAGCTATATTATTGTGAACCGCAGTAAGCCAGTTAGTCACGGTAGTCGTGTTTGAACCATTATTCTGATAAGGTGCAAAACAAACTTCATAATAAATTCTAACACAATTTTCTGTTACCGCTTTTTTACTAGTATTAGGATCAAAAGCTATTTTTTGAGTTTGATTTTCTTTTAATTCATCTACTCCACAAACAAATGGATTAGCTCCAGTTAGTTTCGATTCAGAGTAACTGACAAAATCTTCAGAGTTTTTCACTTTTCCTACAACAACATTTCCAAGATCTGAAGTAGAAGCTACTCCTACTACATCATTATCAAAGAAACTAAAAGCGACCA is part of the Chryseobacterium paludis genome and encodes:
- a CDS encoding T9SS type A sorting domain-containing protein, with amino-acid sequence MIKKILLLGISMCFILSFSQNLRPIAQKITEYHNQSKSFVKYDLFEVNKASSKMAEYKRAATDITAMSINSVELKKLVKDKPEFLEMSFPFEGDKKITIELYKSQIFTDNFKVTTNKGEIVQYTPGVYYRGIIKGDNSSVVAFSFFDNDVVGVASTSDLGNVVVGKVKNSEDFVSYSESKLTGANPFVCGVDELKENQTQKIAFDPNTSKKAVTENCVRIYYEVCFAPYQNNGSNTTTVTNWLTAVHNNIATLYSNDDVRVALNEIFIWTTVDPYTGTPSGNLNSFKTNRPTFNGDLAHLVNAPATTSIAFLNSLCTGNKYAYSGISQTYSNVPIYSWTIQAMTHEMGHSLGSPHTHACAWNGNGTPIDGCGAQAGYSEGCTGPIPATTVKGTIMSYCHLVSGVGISFSNGFGPQPAALIRNTVDSKPCLGTNCTTACNLTVTAMNISNVTTNTASATITDATSTSWKYKLTTMDGTLVTSGNTTTQNLNLTNLQPATYYKLFVGSSCSGSNAYQRSQVFLTDANWCGGALFTDTGGATAAYGNNETIVKTFYPNAGSALTLNFTELALEQDYDYLYIYNGPSTASPLFTNGTLTGNTLPGSFTSTHSTGAITVKFESDPGVTENGWKANFSCAVLGIEEVGTKDNTVSIYPNPAKNLIVISSKENLKSYKMYDEAGRLVLSSSSLKGNKLEVNLSSIQTGNYVVSVETEKQTVTKKLIKQ